A portion of the Mesobacillus boroniphilus genome contains these proteins:
- a CDS encoding oligosaccharide flippase family protein: protein MESKSKNKFFKGTFYVFIIKMLGAGLAFLTQVVISKAIGIEDYGSLSLFLSIANIMMVLPLIGMDTGIIRSVAAADEKSHKKWFLTITMKIATLLLALILAIVFVTRNALFEAFNLDVELSLYLMLYVIFIAYSKIMDGFLQGEHKTVVANIFNPLLNNLLKITVLAAVYTATRDLLTTVIVLLAVEMVLVIARFIYLAKGYMKVDPEPKGDVKGYVKYSLPLFFVASISILLLSLDKFILSYLMGNFEVGILKIFENYAAILALFVTPFVTLWPIMSEYYRKDKMDELKDLFKQSTLVIAALIMPAWITLTVSTEEMLGIFGVDASEIGNIRLIMFLFFLGTVYDAIIGPAGALLSMTKYSKINLYNNIALFVINIVLSFILISQIGLLGAAISFSASKIFINTLNVYQNKRLFNLFPYGKMHFLLIAAGIPVYYIGSWAKSFIDAGSIITIGTIGILSYILYLSFFIALNKESAKKLLIQIKKRKG from the coding sequence TTGGAGTCTAAAAGTAAGAACAAGTTTTTTAAGGGAACTTTTTATGTATTCATTATAAAAATGCTTGGAGCTGGCCTGGCGTTCTTGACACAGGTGGTCATCAGCAAGGCGATTGGGATCGAGGATTATGGTTCTCTGAGCCTGTTTTTATCGATTGCCAATATCATGATGGTGCTTCCGCTGATCGGGATGGATACAGGGATCATCCGGAGTGTTGCGGCGGCGGATGAGAAAAGCCATAAAAAATGGTTCCTTACTATAACCATGAAGATTGCCACACTGCTATTGGCACTAATCCTGGCAATCGTATTTGTCACGAGGAATGCATTATTTGAGGCGTTCAATCTGGATGTCGAACTTAGCCTTTATTTAATGCTTTATGTCATCTTCATTGCCTATTCAAAGATCATGGACGGTTTTTTGCAGGGGGAGCACAAGACAGTTGTTGCGAACATTTTCAACCCGCTGTTAAATAACCTGTTGAAAATCACTGTTCTGGCTGCTGTTTACACGGCCACACGCGACTTGCTCACTACCGTGATCGTATTGCTGGCGGTAGAAATGGTTCTTGTCATTGCCCGTTTCATATACCTGGCAAAAGGATATATGAAAGTGGACCCAGAGCCTAAGGGGGACGTCAAGGGTTATGTGAAATACTCCTTGCCGTTGTTTTTTGTGGCTTCCATTTCGATTTTGCTGCTGTCCCTGGATAAATTCATCCTGAGTTATCTTATGGGCAACTTTGAGGTCGGCATACTAAAGATATTCGAGAACTACGCAGCTATCCTGGCGTTGTTTGTTACGCCATTTGTGACGCTATGGCCAATCATGTCAGAATATTATCGCAAAGATAAAATGGACGAGCTTAAGGACTTATTCAAGCAGTCGACTCTTGTCATTGCGGCGCTGATCATGCCTGCATGGATCACGCTGACAGTCAGTACGGAAGAGATGCTGGGCATTTTCGGTGTTGATGCGTCGGAGATCGGGAACATCCGCTTGATCATGTTCCTGTTCTTCCTCGGAACGGTCTATGACGCCATCATTGGTCCTGCCGGGGCGCTATTAAGCATGACCAAGTACTCAAAAATAAATCTTTACAATAATATTGCTTTGTTTGTGATCAACATTGTACTTAGTTTTATTTTGATTTCGCAGATCGGGCTGCTTGGAGCAGCGATTTCGTTCTCTGCTTCAAAGATTTTTATCAATACGCTGAATGTTTATCAGAACAAGAGGCTGTTTAACTTGTTCCCATATGGCAAAATGCATTTCCTGCTGATTGCCGCCGGTATACCTGTCTATTATATCGGCTCATGGGCGAAGAGCTTTATCGATGCGGGAAGCATTATCACCATTGGAACAATAGGAATTCTCTCATACATTCTATATTTGAGCTTTTTCATAGCCTTGAACAAGGAAAGCGCGAAAAAGCTGCTGATCCAAATCAAAAAAAGGAAGGGTTAG